In the genome of Streptomyces racemochromogenes, one region contains:
- the gatB gene encoding Asp-tRNA(Asn)/Glu-tRNA(Gln) amidotransferase subunit GatB, with the protein MTTFTELLSYEDALASYDPVMGLEVHVELGTKTKMFCGCSTELGAEPNSQTCPTCLGLPGSLPVVNAIGVESAVKIGLALNCEIAEWCRFARKNYFYPDMPKNFQTSQYDEPIAFNGYLDVQLEDGEIFRVEIERAHMEEDTGKSLHVGGATGRIHGASHSLLDYNRAGIPLIEIVTKPIEGAGERAPEVAKAYVAELREVIKALGVSEARMDKGQMRCDVNLSLRPNGTKEFGTRSETKNVNSLRSVERAARFEIQRHAAVLSSGGSIVQETRHFHEEDGSTTAGRIKDNAEDYRYFPEPDLVPVAPARAWVEELRAGLPEMPRVRRNRLREEWGVSEHDMQSILNAGAVDSIVATIEEGADSTAARKWWMGELARNANEQGVSVDELPITPAQVARIAALVAAGDLNDKLARQVIEGVLGGEGTPDEVVDKRGLKVVSDEGALGAAVDEAIAGNAAIADKIRGGKVAAVGALVGAVMKTTRGQADAARVKELILERLGVEG; encoded by the coding sequence GTGACCACCTTCACCGAACTGCTGTCGTACGAGGACGCCCTCGCGTCGTACGACCCCGTCATGGGCCTCGAGGTCCATGTCGAGCTCGGCACCAAGACCAAGATGTTCTGCGGCTGTTCCACCGAGCTGGGCGCCGAGCCCAACTCGCAGACCTGCCCGACCTGCCTCGGTCTGCCCGGCTCGCTCCCGGTCGTCAACGCGATCGGCGTCGAGTCCGCCGTCAAGATCGGCCTCGCGCTGAACTGCGAGATCGCCGAATGGTGCCGCTTCGCCCGGAAGAACTACTTCTATCCGGACATGCCGAAGAACTTCCAGACCTCCCAGTACGACGAGCCCATCGCCTTCAACGGCTACCTGGACGTCCAGCTGGAGGACGGCGAGATCTTCCGCGTGGAGATCGAGCGCGCCCACATGGAGGAGGACACCGGCAAGTCGCTGCACGTCGGCGGCGCCACCGGCCGTATCCACGGCGCGTCCCACTCCCTGCTGGACTACAACCGCGCCGGCATCCCGCTCATCGAGATCGTCACCAAGCCCATCGAGGGCGCGGGCGAGCGGGCCCCCGAGGTCGCCAAGGCGTACGTGGCCGAGCTGCGCGAGGTCATCAAGGCCCTCGGCGTCTCCGAGGCCCGCATGGACAAGGGCCAGATGCGCTGCGACGTGAACCTGTCGCTGCGCCCGAACGGGACGAAGGAATTCGGCACCCGCTCGGAGACGAAGAACGTCAACTCGCTGCGCTCCGTCGAGCGCGCGGCCCGCTTCGAGATCCAGCGCCACGCGGCGGTGCTCTCGTCGGGCGGCTCGATCGTCCAGGAGACCCGGCACTTCCACGAGGAGGACGGCTCCACCACGGCCGGCCGCATCAAGGACAACGCCGAGGACTACCGCTACTTCCCCGAGCCGGACCTGGTCCCCGTCGCCCCGGCCCGCGCCTGGGTCGAGGAGCTGCGCGCCGGGCTGCCGGAGATGCCGCGCGTGCGCCGCAACCGCCTCCGTGAGGAGTGGGGCGTCAGCGAGCACGACATGCAGTCGATCCTCAACGCGGGTGCGGTGGACTCCATCGTCGCCACCATCGAGGAGGGCGCCGACTCCACCGCCGCCCGCAAGTGGTGGATGGGCGAGCTGGCGCGCAACGCCAACGAGCAGGGCGTCTCGGTCGACGAACTGCCGATCACCCCGGCCCAGGTGGCCCGGATCGCGGCCCTGGTCGCGGCCGGCGACCTGAACGACAAGCTGGCGCGCCAGGTCATCGAGGGCGTCCTCGGCGGCGAGGGCACCCCGGACGAGGTCGTCGACAAGCGCGGCCTGAAGGTCGTCTCGGACGAGGGCGCGCTCGGCGCGGCCGTGGACGAGGCCATCGCGGGCAACGCGGCCATCGCCGACAAGATCCGCGGCGGCAAGGTCGCCGCCGTCGGCGCGCTGGTCGGCGCGGTCATGAAGACCACCCGCGGCCAGGCCGACGCGGCCCGCGTCAAGGAGCTCATCCTGGAGCGCCTCGGCGTCGAGGGCTGA
- the ligA gene encoding NAD-dependent DNA ligase LigA has product MAAEQQDTAVPTAVREQHQLLAEQVEEHRFRYYVNDQPVVSDAEFDQLLRSLEALEEQYPELRTPDSPTQKVAGAYETDFASVEHRERMLSLDNAFDDEELSAWADRVARDVNTPDYHYLCELKVDGLAVNLTYENGRLTRAATRGDGRTGEDITPNVRTIAEIPDRLKGDRVPALVEIRGEVYFPMEKFEELNARLVEASGKPFANPRNAAAGSLRQKDPKVTASRPLHMVVHGIGAREGFEIERQSQAYELLREWGLPTARHNKVVSSLAEVREFIALFGENRHSVEHEIDGVVVKLDEIALQGRLGSTARAPRWAIAWKYAPEEVNTKLVDIKVGVGRTGRVTPYAQVEPVTVAGSEVEFATLHNQEVVKAKGVLIGDTVVLRKAGDVIPEILGPVVDLRDGTEREFVMPALCPECGTELRPMKEGDIDVRCPNGQTCPAQLRERIYYLAGRQSLDIENFGIVAAAALTGPLEPARPPLLDEGDLFDLTIEQLLPIKAYVRDPDSGLPKRDPKTGEEKIVTVFANQKGEPKKNALAMLENIAAAKQRPLARIINGLSIRHVGPVAAEALAREFRSIERIEQATEEELTATEGVGAIIAASLKEWFAVDWHQEILRKWRAAGVRMEEEGSAEEEGPRPLEGLTVVVTGTLQNHTRDGAKEALQSRGAKVTGSVSKKTSFVVVGDNPGSKYDKAVQLGLAILDDAGFEVLLEQGPDAAREAALPLEGAAGAEGGQ; this is encoded by the coding sequence ATGGCAGCCGAACAGCAGGACACGGCAGTACCGACGGCGGTGCGCGAGCAGCACCAGCTGCTCGCCGAGCAGGTCGAGGAGCACCGCTTCCGGTACTACGTGAACGACCAGCCGGTCGTCAGCGACGCCGAGTTCGACCAGCTGCTGCGCTCCCTGGAGGCCCTGGAGGAGCAGTACCCCGAGCTGCGCACGCCCGACTCGCCCACCCAGAAGGTGGCCGGGGCGTACGAGACGGACTTCGCCTCCGTGGAGCACCGCGAGCGGATGCTCTCCCTCGACAACGCCTTCGACGACGAGGAGCTGTCCGCCTGGGCCGACCGGGTGGCCCGGGACGTGAACACCCCGGACTACCACTACCTGTGCGAGCTCAAGGTGGACGGTCTCGCCGTCAACCTCACCTACGAGAACGGCCGCCTCACCCGCGCCGCCACCCGCGGCGACGGCCGCACCGGCGAGGACATCACGCCCAACGTCCGCACCATCGCCGAGATCCCGGACCGCCTCAAGGGGGACCGGGTCCCGGCCCTCGTCGAGATCCGCGGCGAGGTGTACTTCCCGATGGAGAAGTTCGAGGAGCTCAACGCCCGGCTCGTCGAGGCCTCGGGCAAGCCCTTCGCCAACCCGCGCAACGCGGCGGCCGGTTCGCTGCGCCAGAAGGACCCCAAGGTCACCGCGTCCCGCCCGCTGCACATGGTGGTCCACGGGATCGGCGCCCGCGAGGGCTTCGAGATCGAGCGCCAGTCGCAGGCGTACGAGCTGCTGCGCGAGTGGGGCCTGCCCACCGCCCGGCACAACAAGGTCGTCTCCTCCCTGGCCGAGGTCCGCGAGTTCATCGCCCTCTTCGGGGAGAACCGGCACTCGGTGGAGCACGAGATCGACGGCGTCGTCGTCAAGCTCGACGAGATCGCCCTCCAGGGCCGCCTCGGCTCCACCGCCCGCGCCCCCCGCTGGGCCATCGCCTGGAAGTACGCCCCCGAAGAGGTCAACACCAAGCTCGTCGACATCAAGGTCGGCGTCGGGCGCACCGGGCGCGTCACCCCGTACGCCCAGGTGGAGCCGGTGACGGTGGCCGGCTCCGAGGTCGAGTTCGCGACCCTGCACAACCAGGAGGTCGTCAAGGCCAAGGGCGTCCTCATCGGGGACACCGTCGTCCTGCGCAAGGCCGGCGACGTCATCCCGGAGATCCTCGGCCCGGTCGTGGACCTGCGGGACGGCACCGAGCGCGAGTTCGTCATGCCGGCCCTGTGCCCCGAGTGCGGGACGGAGCTGCGCCCGATGAAGGAGGGCGACATCGACGTGCGGTGCCCCAACGGGCAGACCTGCCCCGCGCAGCTGCGGGAGCGGATCTACTACCTCGCCGGCCGGCAGAGCCTGGACATCGAGAACTTCGGCATCGTCGCGGCCGCCGCCCTGACCGGCCCGCTGGAGCCGGCGCGGCCGCCGCTGCTGGACGAGGGCGACCTCTTCGACCTCACGATCGAGCAGCTGCTGCCCATCAAGGCGTACGTCCGGGACCCGGACAGCGGACTGCCCAAGCGGGACCCGAAGACCGGCGAGGAGAAGATCGTCACGGTCTTCGCCAACCAGAAGGGCGAGCCGAAGAAGAACGCCCTGGCCATGCTGGAGAACATCGCGGCGGCCAAGCAGCGCCCGCTCGCCCGGATCATCAACGGCCTGTCGATCCGGCACGTCGGTCCGGTCGCAGCGGAGGCGCTCGCCCGCGAGTTCCGCTCGATCGAGCGCATCGAGCAGGCCACCGAGGAGGAGCTGACGGCCACCGAGGGCGTCGGGGCGATCATCGCCGCCTCCCTCAAGGAGTGGTTCGCCGTCGACTGGCACCAGGAGATCCTGCGCAAGTGGCGGGCGGCCGGCGTACGGATGGAGGAGGAAGGTTCCGCCGAGGAGGAGGGGCCGCGCCCGCTGGAGGGCCTGACCGTCGTCGTCACCGGCACCCTGCAGAACCACACCCGCGACGGGGCCAAGGAGGCCCTGCAGAGCCGCGGGGCCAAGGTCACCGGCTCGGTGTCGAAGAAGACCTCCTTCGTCGTCGTCGGCGACAACCCCGGCTCGAAGTACGACAAGGCCGTCCAGCTGGGCCTCGCGATCCTCGACGACGCCGGCTTCGAGGTGCTCCTCGAACAGGGTCCCGACGCCGCGCGCGAGGCCGCGCTCCCGCTGGAGGGCGCCGCCGGAGCCGAGGGCGGTCAGTAA
- a CDS encoding putative bifunctional diguanylate cyclase/phosphodiesterase, which translates to MKPTESADPSPESGGETPPVRAGRLGVLGARTPETRALDTTAGTPGHERRRTALPLALVGLAAVVLAAGIASALTNRQALFPGGSVGWGLALLTGIIVGHLVALGRDRWWGGTGSGAALTLGVLILYGWIPAGLVSLAVVSLVGAARRQRWRQGLLHGSVDILGIGAGALVLAAFGDAPSVEGPWLPLDWDLAAAPEVVLVALSYLLVTRILLWFALTPRGGGLPTVARATILRQALVAAALLGIAPLICVVASTQPVLLPLFAVPLIALDSTLWIARARAEEQLRDPLTGLPNRQWLLERAWSALDDAERQGTRSALVLIDLDRFRAVNDTLGHLAGDRLLLQIAERLRQALPADAEAARLGGDEFAVLLPTTDSTTSAQRVARNLVAELSSPLDLDGLTLVLEASAGLAVFPDHALDAEGLLRRADVAMYQAKRDRTGVEVYESKRDSNTPDRLGLLGDLRRALDAGEVELHYQPKVRFDGQVAGLEALVRWVHPERGRVPPDEFIAIAETSGLMPHLTEYVLETALAQVARWRAQGLKVPVAVNVSPRDVHTPGFAGAVAARLARHGVPASGLQLEITEHVLLEDPQRAADTMAGLTGHGVKMSLDDFGTGYSSLVHLRRLPVSELKIDRSFVARLAVDAQDAEIVRCTVDLAHSLGLLVVAEGVEDDETWERLRDLGCDAVQGWLVAAAMPPQEATAWLLARGERGWRRPADITAELAAAAETPAP; encoded by the coding sequence ATGAAACCCACCGAAAGCGCCGACCCGTCACCTGAATCCGGCGGGGAGACACCGCCCGTGCGGGCGGGCCGGCTCGGTGTCCTGGGTGCCAGGACACCGGAGACCCGCGCCCTGGACACCACGGCGGGCACACCGGGACACGAGCGGCGGCGCACCGCGCTGCCCCTCGCCCTCGTCGGCCTCGCCGCCGTGGTGCTCGCCGCCGGCATCGCCTCCGCACTGACCAACCGTCAGGCGCTGTTCCCCGGCGGTTCCGTGGGGTGGGGACTCGCCCTGCTCACCGGCATCATCGTCGGCCACCTCGTCGCCCTGGGCCGCGACCGCTGGTGGGGAGGCACCGGATCCGGTGCGGCGCTCACCCTCGGCGTCCTGATCCTCTACGGCTGGATCCCCGCCGGACTCGTCTCCCTGGCCGTGGTCTCCCTCGTCGGGGCCGCCCGCCGGCAGCGCTGGCGCCAGGGCCTGCTGCACGGCTCCGTCGACATCCTCGGGATCGGCGCGGGGGCCCTCGTCCTCGCGGCCTTCGGCGACGCGCCGAGCGTCGAGGGGCCGTGGCTGCCCCTGGACTGGGACCTCGCCGCCGCCCCCGAGGTGGTCCTCGTCGCCCTCTCCTACCTGCTGGTCACCCGGATCCTGCTGTGGTTCGCGCTCACCCCGCGCGGCGGCGGGCTGCCCACCGTGGCCCGCGCGACCATCCTGCGCCAGGCCCTGGTCGCCGCGGCCCTGCTCGGCATCGCCCCGCTGATCTGCGTGGTCGCCAGCACCCAGCCGGTCCTGCTGCCGCTGTTCGCCGTACCCCTCATCGCCCTCGACTCCACCCTGTGGATCGCCCGGGCCCGCGCCGAGGAACAGCTGCGCGACCCGCTGACCGGGCTGCCGAACCGGCAGTGGCTGCTGGAGCGCGCCTGGTCCGCGCTGGACGACGCCGAACGCCAGGGCACCCGGTCGGCCCTCGTGCTGATCGACCTGGACCGCTTCCGCGCCGTCAACGACACCCTCGGCCACCTCGCGGGCGACCGGCTGCTGCTCCAGATCGCCGAGCGGCTGCGGCAGGCGCTGCCGGCCGACGCCGAGGCCGCCCGGCTCGGCGGCGACGAGTTCGCTGTCCTCCTGCCCACCACCGACTCCACCACCAGCGCCCAGCGCGTCGCCCGCAACCTGGTCGCCGAGCTCAGCTCCCCGCTGGACCTCGACGGCCTCACCCTGGTGCTGGAGGCCAGCGCCGGCCTCGCCGTCTTCCCCGACCACGCGCTGGACGCGGAAGGCCTGCTGCGCCGGGCGGACGTGGCCATGTACCAGGCCAAGCGGGACCGCACGGGCGTCGAGGTCTACGAGTCCAAGCGCGACAGCAACACGCCCGACCGGCTCGGCCTCCTCGGCGACCTGCGCCGGGCCCTCGACGCCGGCGAGGTGGAACTCCACTACCAGCCCAAGGTCCGCTTCGACGGCCAGGTGGCCGGCCTGGAGGCGCTGGTCCGCTGGGTGCACCCCGAACGCGGGCGGGTCCCGCCCGACGAGTTCATCGCCATCGCCGAGACCTCCGGGCTGATGCCGCACCTGACGGAGTACGTCCTGGAGACGGCCCTCGCCCAGGTCGCCCGCTGGCGGGCGCAGGGCCTGAAGGTCCCCGTCGCCGTCAACGTCTCGCCGCGCGACGTCCACACCCCCGGCTTCGCGGGAGCCGTCGCCGCCCGGCTGGCCCGGCACGGGGTCCCGGCCAGCGGCCTCCAGCTGGAGATAACGGAACACGTCCTGCTGGAGGACCCGCAGCGGGCCGCCGACACCATGGCGGGCCTCACGGGCCACGGGGTGAAGATGTCCCTGGACGACTTCGGCACGGGCTACTCCTCGCTGGTGCACCTGCGCCGGCTGCCGGTGAGCGAGCTGAAGATCGACCGCTCCTTCGTCGCCCGCCTCGCGGTGGACGCGCAGGACGCGGAGATCGTCCGCTGCACGGTCGACCTGGCCCACTCCCTGGGCCTGCTCGTGGTCGCCGAGGGCGTCGAGGACGACGAGACCTGGGAGCGGCTGCGCGACCTGGGCTGCGACGCCGTCCAGGGGTGGCTGGTCGCCGCCGCCATGCCGCCGCAGGAGGCCACCGCCTGGCTGCTGGCCCGGGGCGAGCGCGGCTGGCGCCGCCCGGCCGACATCACCGCCGAGCTCGCCGCCGCCGCGGAGACCCCGGCCCCGTAG
- the gatC gene encoding Asp-tRNA(Asn)/Glu-tRNA(Gln) amidotransferase subunit GatC, with the protein MPGITREEVAHLARLARLELKSEELDHFAGQLDDIIGAVARVSEVADQDVPPTSHPLPLTNVMRADEVRPSLTPEQALSGAPAQEQQRFKVPQILGED; encoded by the coding sequence ATGCCTGGCATCACGCGCGAGGAGGTCGCCCACCTCGCTCGGCTGGCACGTCTGGAACTGAAGAGCGAAGAGCTCGACCACTTCGCCGGACAGCTCGACGACATCATCGGCGCGGTCGCCCGCGTTTCCGAGGTCGCCGACCAAGACGTCCCGCCGACCTCCCACCCGCTGCCGCTGACGAACGTCATGCGCGCGGACGAGGTCCGTCCCTCGCTCACCCCCGAGCAGGCGCTTTCCGGCGCTCCCGCCCAGGAGCAGCAGCGTTTCAAGGTGCCGCAGATCCTGGGGGAGGACTAA
- the gatA gene encoding Asp-tRNA(Asn)/Glu-tRNA(Gln) amidotransferase subunit GatA: protein MADTHIIKLTAAQTAEKIASGELTAVEVTEAHLARIEATDEKVNAFLHVDREGALAQAAAVDAKRAAGEELGPLAGVPLALKDIFTTVGVPTTVGSKILEGWIPPYDATLTRKLKEAGVVILGKTNMDEFAMGSSTENSAYGPTGNPWDLTRIPGGSGGGSAAALAAFQAPLAIGTDTGGSIRQPAAVTGTVGVKPTYGGVSRYGMVAFSSSLDQGGPCARTVLDAALLHEVIAGHDPLDSTSIDAPVPPVVEAARNGSVAGMRVGVVKQFAGEGYQAGVVQRFNESVELLKELGAEIVELDCPSFDLAMAAYYLIAPSEASSNLARFDAMRYGLRVGDDGTRSAEDVTALTREAGFGDEVKRRIILGTYALSSGYYDAYYGSAQKVRTLITKDFEKSFEQVDVIVSPTTPTTAFAIGERTDDPLAMYLADLCTIPTNLAGNSAMSLPCGLAPEDGLPVGLQIIAPAMKDDRLYKVGAAVEAAFVERWGHPLLEEAPSL from the coding sequence ATGGCTGACACCCACATCATCAAGCTCACGGCCGCCCAGACCGCCGAGAAGATCGCCTCCGGCGAGCTCACGGCCGTCGAGGTCACCGAGGCCCACCTCGCCCGCATCGAGGCGACGGACGAGAAGGTCAACGCCTTCCTGCACGTCGACCGCGAGGGCGCGCTCGCCCAGGCGGCGGCCGTCGACGCCAAGCGCGCGGCCGGCGAGGAGCTGGGCCCGCTGGCCGGCGTCCCGCTCGCCCTCAAGGACATCTTCACCACCGTCGGGGTCCCGACCACCGTCGGTTCGAAGATCCTCGAAGGCTGGATCCCGCCGTACGACGCCACCCTGACGCGCAAGCTCAAGGAAGCCGGCGTCGTCATCCTCGGCAAGACCAACATGGACGAGTTCGCCATGGGGTCCTCCACCGAGAACAGCGCCTACGGCCCCACCGGCAACCCCTGGGACCTCACCCGGATCCCCGGCGGCTCCGGCGGCGGTTCCGCGGCCGCGCTCGCCGCCTTCCAGGCCCCGCTCGCCATCGGCACGGACACCGGCGGCTCCATCCGCCAGCCCGCCGCCGTCACCGGCACCGTCGGCGTGAAGCCCACCTACGGCGGCGTCTCCCGCTACGGCATGGTGGCCTTCTCCTCCTCCCTCGACCAGGGCGGCCCGTGCGCCCGTACGGTCCTGGACGCGGCCCTCCTGCACGAGGTCATCGCCGGCCACGACCCGCTGGACTCCACCTCCATCGACGCCCCGGTCCCGCCGGTCGTCGAGGCGGCCCGCAACGGCTCCGTCGCCGGCATGCGCGTCGGTGTGGTCAAGCAGTTCGCCGGCGAGGGCTACCAGGCCGGCGTCGTCCAGCGCTTCAACGAGTCGGTGGAGCTCCTCAAGGAGCTCGGCGCCGAGATCGTCGAGCTGGACTGCCCGTCCTTCGACCTCGCCATGGCCGCGTACTACCTGATCGCGCCGTCCGAGGCCTCCTCCAACCTGGCCCGCTTCGACGCCATGCGCTACGGCCTGCGCGTCGGCGACGACGGCACGAGGTCCGCCGAGGACGTCACCGCCCTGACCCGTGAGGCCGGCTTCGGCGACGAGGTCAAGCGCCGCATCATCCTCGGTACGTACGCGCTCAGCTCCGGCTACTACGACGCGTACTACGGCTCGGCCCAGAAGGTCCGCACGCTCATCACCAAGGACTTCGAGAAGTCCTTCGAGCAGGTCGACGTGATCGTCTCCCCGACGACCCCGACCACCGCCTTCGCGATCGGTGAGCGCACCGACGACCCGCTGGCGATGTACCTCGCCGACCTGTGCACCATCCCGACCAACCTGGCCGGCAACTCCGCCATGTCGCTGCCCTGCGGCCTGGCACCGGAGGACGGTCTCCCGGTCGGACTGCAGATCATCGCCCCGGCGATGAAGGACGACCGCCTGTACAAGGTCGGTGCCGCCGTCGAGGCCGCCTTCGTCGAACGCTGGGGCCACCCGCTGCTCGAGGAGGCTCCGTCGCTGTGA